A segment of the Staphylococcus ratti genome:
GATATACGTGTTCAGTACACATGCGAACATAAGTGAGCATGTGTTCCTTATCAACGCAGTCTATGACTGGGAGTGGGACAGAAATCTATTTGATTTCGTTGTCCCAGCCCCTAGTCATAGTTGCGGGGGAGATACTACGAAATCAATGTTATGTGATTTCTGTATCTCTCCCGGATTTTCGGTTTCGGCTCTATGCCTCGGGAGTCTCAACTCGGTACGCAATCTATTTAAGCAATTTCACTATTAAAAGTGGCATTGCTTTTTTCTTTGGTCTTTTATACAGTCTAAAATTAATAAAAATGCGATTTTTGAAGTTATAAAAGTTGCGATAGCCAAATGATATGAAGCTCAGTGATCCCGAAATATTTTTAACACTTTTAAACTCATCCATCGCAAGATGTGATGGAAGTCCCTTAGTTGGCTTCATTGTAATCTCATTGCTTACTTTATGAATCACATGTTTTATAGAAGATGCAGAAACGTTACAATCACTTGCGATATCAGTTTTTGAGCGAACTTGTGTTGCTTTATCTATAATGGCTTTCTGAATATGGTTTGAGATAAAACAGTTATCCTCAACAACATTTGTTTTAGCAGTATAAGCCCGCCAACAAACCATACATTAAAACGTTGTTTTAACAGATTTAATTACACTGCTGTCTCTTGGGATTTTAAAAAAGTAATCCTCGATAAACGTTTTCCATGTTTGTGTATTCGGTTTAGATTCGTATGAAAGGGTACCAAAGATGACGTTGGATTTCTTACCTCTATTTTTGGTTTGGTCACTTAAAATTATAGAGACATTTGCGCTATTTTTGTACAAAAAAGCAGGATGACTTTGTCATCCCACCATAAAAAATGAAGAACCAATGTTATATTCTATCAATTACACATATATTATGCAGTCGCAGATTGATGTTGTCCGTGAATCGCATGTGTAATAGCATCTTCTAACTCTTGTTTATAAACCGCTTTTGTCGTATTATCATAGCCGACTAAATCTGCTAAAACGTCTGTTACGATATCTTTATATTTTTGTACAGATTCAATATCGAAATAAAGCGCACCTGTACGACGAATTAAAAAGTCTGTTGGTTTGATAACTAATTCATTTTGAACACCATATAAAAGCTCCACATAGATTTCAAGCGGTAAACCTGTATTTTGGTGTTGCGCTGCTTGTGTTAAAGCATATAAATCATCAACATTAGAACCGTATTTTCTTGCAAGTTTACGCGCAACCGTCTCATCTAAGTTGTAACCTTTAGCAAGTTTTACTTTTTCATCAACAAACGATTCAAAGTTTTGACTACCACCAACGTCGCCACCTGATATTGGAATATTTTTCGTATTAGCTGGTTTAAATTCGAGCTTGTATTCTTGTTTTAAACGTTTTGCAACGCGATCAACTATTTCAAATGCCATATGGCGATAACCTGTCAGTTTACCTCCTGCAATGGTTAATAGACCTGAATCGCCTTCCCAAATTTCATCTTTACGAGAAATTTCTGAAGGATCTTTGCCTTCTTCTAAAATTAAAGGTCGAATACCAGCCCATGTTGATTCAATATCTTCATCTTTTACATGAACTGTTGGGAACATATAATTAATCGCATCGATAAGATAGTCGCGATCTTCTTGGTTCACTAATGGACTACGCTTATCATTGTTGTAGAAAGTATCTGTTGTCCCAACGTATGTTTTGCCTTCACGTGGAATCGCAAAAATCATACGTCCATCTTTTTCTGTATCAAAATAAACCGCTTGATGTAATGGGAATTTAGATTCATCAAATACGACGTGAACCCCTTTTGTCAATCTAAGTTCTTTATTATTTTTTGAATAATCATGACTACGTACTTCGTCTACCCATGGACCTGTCGCATTAACAACTTTTTTACCGTGAATTTCAAATTTTTCATTTTTAATACGGTCAATTACAGCAACACCATTAACTTTATTACGTTTGTCGTATAAAAATTGATTCACTTTAGCATAGTTAATAATATCTGCACCGAGCTCCGCTGCTTTTTTCATAACTTCTATCGTCATACGCGCATCATCTGTACGATATTCTACGTAATAGCCGCCGCCTTTTAAGCCTTCTTGTTTAACAAGCGGTTCTTTATCCATTGTTTCTTGTTTGTTTAACATACGTTTACGTTCTGATTTTTTAACACCAGCTAATCTGTCATAAACTGCCAGACCAATTGAAGTTGAGAACTTACCGAAAGTGCCTCCCTTATGCATCGGTAATAACATCCATTCTGGTGTTGTAACATGTGGCCCATTTTCATATACAATTTCACGTTCTTTACCTGTTTCTGCAACGACGCCAACTTGAAATTGTTTTAAGTAGCGTAAACCACCATGAACTAATTTTGTTGAACGTGAACTTGTACCTGAAGCAAAGTCTTGCATTTCAACTAAAGCCACTTTCATACCACGTGCTGA
Coding sequences within it:
- a CDS encoding glycerol-3-phosphate dehydrogenase/oxidase, producing the protein MGRLSTLQRDAVKEKMQQGEYDLVIVGGGITGAGVALDASARGMKVALVEMQDFASGTSSRSTKLVHGGLRYLKQFQVGVVAETGKEREIVYENGPHVTTPEWMLLPMHKGGTFGKFSTSIGLAVYDRLAGVKKSERKRMLNKQETMDKEPLVKQEGLKGGGYYVEYRTDDARMTIEVMKKAAELGADIINYAKVNQFLYDKRNKVNGVAVIDRIKNEKFEIHGKKVVNATGPWVDEVRSHDYSKNNKELRLTKGVHVVFDESKFPLHQAVYFDTEKDGRMIFAIPREGKTYVGTTDTFYNNDKRSPLVNQEDRDYLIDAINYMFPTVHVKDEDIESTWAGIRPLILEEGKDPSEISRKDEIWEGDSGLLTIAGGKLTGYRHMAFEIVDRVAKRLKQEYKLEFKPANTKNIPISGGDVGGSQNFESFVDEKVKLAKGYNLDETVARKLARKYGSNVDDLYALTQAAQHQNTGLPLEIYVELLYGVQNELVIKPTDFLIRRTGALYFDIESVQKYKDIVTDVLADLVGYDNTTKAVYKQELEDAITHAIHGQHQSATA